From the genome of Liolophura sinensis isolate JHLJ2023 chromosome 5, CUHK_Ljap_v2, whole genome shotgun sequence:
TACCTGGTAACACAACAGAGTACACACATACCCAGTTCATCCAGGTATTCCCTGACTGTCAACTTAATCATCACCTCCTTACCTGATAACACAACAGAGATACACATAACCAGTTCATCCAGGTACTCCCTGGCTGACACCATCATCACCACCTCCTTACCTGATAACACAACAGAGACACACATGACCAGTTCAACCAGGTACTCTCTGACTGTCACCTTCATCACCACCTCCTTACCTGGTAACACAACAGAGTACACACATACCCAGTTCATCCAGGTACTCCCTGGCTGACACCATCATCACCACCTCCTTACCTGATAACACAACAGAGACACACATGACCAGTTCAACCAGGTACTCCCTGACTGTCACCTTCATCACCACCTCCTTACCTGGTAACACAACAGAGTACACACATGGCCAGTTCATCCAGGTACTCCCTGGCTGACACCATCATCACCTCCTTACCTGATAACACAACAGAGACACACACGACCAGTTCAACCAGGTACTCCCTGGCTGCTACCATCATCACCACCTCTTTACCTGGTAACACAACAGAGTACACACATGGCCAGTTCATCCAGGTACTCCCTGGCTGACACCATCATCACCACCTCCTTACCTGATAACACAACAGAGACACACATGACCAGTTCAACCAGGTACTCCCTGACTATCACCTTCATCACCACCTCTTTACCCGGTAACACAACAGAGTACACACATAACTGGTTCATCCAGGTACTCCCTGGCTGTCACCTTCATCACCACCTCTTTACCTGGTAACACAACAGAGTACACACATGACCAGTTCATCCAGGTACTCCCTGACTATCACCTTCATCACCACCTCCTTACCTGGTAACACAACAGAGTACACACATACCCAGTTCATCCAGGTACTCCCTGGCTGTCACCTTCATCACCACCTCTTTACCTGGTAACACAACAGAGTACACACATACCTAGTTCATCCAGGTACTCCCTGGCTGCCACCATCATCACCACCTCTTTACCTGGTAACACAACAGAGTACACACATACCTAGTTCATCCAGGTACTCCCTGGCTGCCACCATCATCACCACCTCTTTATCTGGTAACACAACAGAGTACACACATGGCCAGTTCATCCAGGTACTCCCTGGCtgccaccatcaccaccacctCCTTACCTGTTAACACAACAGAGCACACACATACCTAGTTCAACTAGGTACTCTCTGGCTGCCACCATCATCACCACCTCCTTACCTGGTAACACAACAGAGTACACACATGGCCAGTTCAACCAGGTACTCCCTGGCTGCCACCTTCATCACCACCTCCTTACCTGGTAACACAACAGAGTACACACATACCTAGTTCAACCAGGTACTCTCTGGCTGCCACCATCATCACCACCTCCTTACCTGGTAACACAACAGAGTACACACATGGCCAGTTCAACCAGGTACTCCCTGGCTGCCACCATCATCACCACCTCTTTACCTGGTAACACAACTGAGTACACACATGGCCAGTTCATCCAGGTACTCCCTGGCTGACACCATCATCACCACCTCCTTACCTGTTAACACAACAGAGCACACACATACCCAGTTCATCCAGGTAGAGTGTGCGTGATGATAAATACCACTATAACCTAAATCATCATGTGGTAACCTTAGGCTGCTGTTCAGGTTGCCTCAGCTTACTTACACTCCTTTTTAGCCAGTTTGACGTGGAATGTCTCCGCTTTGATCTTGGACTCAACCTCTCCTGTGTAGCGGACCACAGATGCCATCAAGTGTATGACGATGTTCCGCTCCTTTCCACTCTTATTCTCCATTTTGGCAACGACATCAAAGTCCTTGCCCATGTAATGAATGTCTTTGTCCACCAAGTCAAATGCAACATCCTGTGGAGCACATGTGGCATGGATAACTATGACAAAGACAATGGTCCGGCATTTCCGAAGAAGACTTAAGGAGGCATGTTTCTGTTGGATTTTACACTCTCAGACTGACTACCATTTGATGGCACTGTGTATCAGTTTTTTAATATAAGCCAATATGAAAGAGACACAGGGACATATGAAAGGGAGTCAAATTGATAAAATACTGAAAGCATCTTATACTTAACATTAGCAAAATAATAACATAGTTTATAATAATCTAATGGAGCAAAACTGAAAGTGACAAAAATGGATCAAATCAGAGCTATAAACAGGTAATGCTGAAGAcagttgtttttgtgttttcttgtgattTCTTTCTAAGAATGCCCTAACTCTTCAAACATTTCAACTGCTTCTGCAacaaacactttaaaacattccaacagaaCTATGGTGtgtcagttttgtgaagcttgcatgAGGACAGCTCCTCCTATCAGCTGACAAAGATATGCTCACCTCAGTTCCGTGATCCTCGTAGATCTCCTTCCGCTTGGAGCCAGTTCGTATAGCCCGTAGCACAGCTGCCCTCTCCGAGGAGCTGCCTGACAGAGAAACCTCAGGTTAGCTGTTGACAGGCCTGTCATTAAAATAGTCACTAACTTCTTTGTCATAGTCTAAACACATTACAATGAATTacctcaaagaaaaaaaaattttagcaagaaaataaatgttgcaTATCCACCAGGGCCAAATATAGCTTTCTAAGTTGGGCATCCTTTTAGTGAGGATAATTTGAGctcaaatattttcagatattaagAAACCTGATACAAATATACCAAATTATAGTGTGAATACCACTGACAAATCCTTGTACAATCAGTATACaatttacatgaatatatatatatttttttattattttttgtatcaGGAATTTTTTCTAACAGTTAggttaaatttatcagacaaTATTCCCCCTAATTTTCCTAACTTCAAAAGGGTATCAAAATAATCGTTGCACTTGTCtctaaataacaataatacagtTATCCAAATCAACTTTGTTGCTACGCAAATATCAACTTGTGAGATCATTCAAAAACCTAGAAAAAGTAActacacaaatatataaaagCAATAAAGCACAGCTTTCATGCACTAACAGAaggtaataatttattattattgcatGTTTGACTTGTGAAATAATATCCTCATGTGATACCTTCTCCAAACTTGTAACCTTCCGTGACATCATCCCGATCTGGATCAAACCGGTCCATGGCAGCATTGACGACTCCACAGAGACTGCCACACTTCTtggtactgatgaactttcccacccTAAAACCATACACATATGCTTCCCATAGTAATCTACATACGTAGCCCCCAAGTACAGTTCCACTGCATGGTCTGCCCCAACATAACAAGGATTCATCCTGGCTTCAATGACATCGTTCAGCCTCCAACAAACAAACACTTGGAGTTTGTACTCCTTATGTAGCTCAAATATGCCTGGTAAATTTTGATGTACATGCACCAAATAGTTGTTGACCTCAAGGCTTCAGCATTGCAGGTACAGGGGAAGTATGTAATAACTGTACATCTTATATGTAACAAGATTTCAATCATCTTTTTAATGTGCATCAGTgcattaattattaattatattaatccttattattcaaatatatatactaAACTTATCCGCCAGGGCCAGTATGGCTTTCTAATTTCTTCCCACTAATGCAGCGTGGCAAGCTCTAACACTTTTTAGGAAGCTAATTTGGGCTCAAATATTTTCAGATCTTGACAAACCTGAAATAAATGTCTTACACAGCAAATTTTAGTGAAAATTACTGACAAATCCTTGTACAATCAGTATAGAATATTcatgaatgtattttttttttcaaacatttctttctaTCAGGCAATATTCCCCATCCCCCATTTATAGGCTATGCCTTAAGTTGGTTACCTTTAAAGGGTTTCAAAATAATCCTTACATTTGTCTCTGTACTTACAACAAATTCAGCATGATCAACATCAGCTTGTGAAAGTCAAACTTTCACAAGCTCAGCAAATGAACTTCTACTCTGAGAttttaaaggaaatgaaatCCAAGCCTACACATCTTTCTTCCAGCTTTTCTTCCAGGTTTTGTCTTCTCCCATGGCATAGTCAATCCTGTCAGCGTTGACCTCAGCAAACAGGAAGGCTGTATCATAAGGCAGGTGAACGTCTCCCTCTCGGATGGCTTTAACAGACGCTGGGCCACAGCGGTACACACCTGAAAGTGATCATGCCAAGACAATGACtcattcagtacatgtatatatacatatatgtttaaatgatacCTGTACGTGTTCTGTACAACAACTTATGATACAATAAATTGTATTTCATACATTAAAGTATAGTACACAGGTTGAAGCTGACATGCAAGAACGGTGTAAATGGAGAGGAGTTCAGGTGTGAGAAGGGAGGGGGGAGGGTGTGGAAAACGTGTCGTAGGAGGGAAAAGTGTGAAGCCCATATGCACATCGCCTAGGTCAACCATCTTCACAGATTCAGTCAGAGGTACTTAATCATAGTTTGATTCGCCAATGATGCTGTCGCTCCTAATTATGGcccaaaaataaactttaagacaataaaacaggagaaaaatcacaaaaatgagATATTTCAGCTATATATGTGTAAAGTGCCATACATGACTTCAAAATGAGTAGGCCTACGCCTTCCGGCACAAATCTATCATTTTCATAGTCCTTCTAGATGTAtacagtgtgctattttaaaacaTCTCACCGAATCTATGGCCGACAAACAGCAGTCGATCGTGGAACTTTTTGAATTAATCTAGGTGAGGTGCGGTGCCCTTTTCAAGGCCTAGATTTGGCGCCATGTGCCATTTTTCAATGAGAAACGTCAGCGAAGTAAGTTCTCGATTCTACTGGGGGAAGTCAAAACACGATGCGTAACTGGAAATGCACCCCAGTTAAGACTATCTTCGATCTGAAGACACAGATTACGCGAGCTAACAATAACATAAAGATCTATGGAGAAAAGTGAACGGATAAGCTTGTCCTGAAGCAAACGTTAAATTCTGAGAAATAAAAAGACTGGGCACCTGCGTAACTCTTCCCGAGTCGGCCATTTTGGTGTCGAATGAACTACCACAAACTGCGCAGAGTTGTTCACCTTCAAAAATTCAAAGGGAGAGAACCAAAGAGTTGCATTCTTCTGGAGAAGGCCTGCatgtgatacatacatataggcctgtatGTGGTATAAGCCCTGTCATTAGACAACTCGACTGCACATAATGGGTTAAGCCAATAAATGATTCGTCTTGTTGAAAGAGCCGCGTTCTAATTTGTAAATAACTTTATTTCGTTGcttttttaaataaagttatCTCCTCTTTCAAATAGGACTAATCTTGACCTTCCTTAATTAAAGCAATAAAGATGATCttttaacatataacatatacgCCTATCTTATGTGGGCCGATAATTACCAACAGTTCCATTTGCCCTGTTTTTCTTGGATATATCCACTCGATTTGAGCCATTCAGCTTCCATAAGCTCCTCCAAACGATCTTCCGGATGACTTTCTAATTCCAGAAGGAGCTATTCGAATCGGCCTGACTTTAGGCAAGCACAATGTAAGAATCAGAGATGACAGGCTAGACACGTGATCCACACGTGACCCATTGTTACCCACCGTCACTAAGTTCTTGCGGTGTACCGTCTATCGCCTGCCACCCTCCGTATCCGGCCGGCAGGTCAGGGCGTGTCATCCACACCTCATTCCACACGTGAAAGTTCCTGTGAAGGCAACGATGAGCATGAATTCCATCTGGTCGGGAGATTTAGCAAATAAAAGTGTGCAAAGCATACACGTTCATCTAGGTAAGTATTTGGCAGTAAAGGCCTCATTTGGGCTTTCCGGTATGTAATTACCTGTGCATGTTGTTACGATATGACAGTCGATATGTttacatggtgtcagaagttggatttatttaattttatctttAACGTACAGGACAATTTGTCAATTACGAAAAATAAAACTCACTATCAGGTGCAGTTTTGATTTTGGGTATACTTTGTTCGTAAGACTGAATATAGGCGCTTCGTATTAAAACAGCGTCAGGACGGCAATATATGGGATAGGCCCATGTACAGTACGTGTAGACCCCTACAAACGTTATAATTTATATGGCAATATCAATCTATGAGCGATATAGGTTGGTCTCTGACTGTGAGCACTGAGTGGGAAAacttctgaatgaatgaatgaatgaatgaatgaatgaatgaatgataggTGTAGCTTATTTTCATAACACATACAACTCGGCCTGCACAATACACATTCGAAATAATTCGGCATCGAAAGATAGATGGCCAGATTCCGCACGAGTTCACTTCAGTGAGCAAAACTGAAACCTCATTGATACTGGTAATGTCGTATGACAATTACAAGGTTGTTAAAATGTATGCAGTTGTTATACACCAATCGTTTGgttcaacaaaatgtttatttgaaacCTCTATGGATAAAATGAAGAATGAAATTTCGTGTAATAATACGATGAACTACCCAACCGTCAGCTGACTCCGGTGGGATTAGTGCATAACACTTACATTTTGTAGCTTGTTCATTTGTTACTTGAACTCTGCGGTACAAAATTCCATTTCCTTCTACTAATCTATTCTACTGCGCTGCGTGCTTGACACTTCCATTCTATTCTACTTGTATtgtgttctgttctgttctatTCTATGCTACACCATTCTACTTGTATTCTATTCTTTTCTACTTGTGTTCTGTGCTATTCTATCTTACACAATTCTGTTTGTATTCTATTCTATTCTTCTTGTATTCTGTTCTATTCTAGGCCAATTCTATTTCTATTCTGTTATACTTGTATTTTATTCTACTTGTATTCCGTTCTATTCTATTCTGCTTGTATTATATCCTATTCTGCTTTTATTCTATTCTATTCTACACCATTCTACCTGCATTCTATTCTACTTCCATTCTGTTCCATTCTACTTCCGTTCTTTTTTATTCTACGCTATTCTATTTGTATTTTACCGGTGCATGTATGCTATTCCATTGCATTCTCACCAGATGGAGTCCTCGCTCATCTTCTCCTCCGGTTCCCCCTTCTCGTTCCAGTACATATCGATGGTGAGAGAACCGTCACTGTCGCAGGCTGACTGAAAGTTCGTGACACTACGTGTGGGGAAGCCCAGAGCTCGACACACTGCATGTGGAAGGTAATACATACACTGGCCAGAGGTTTACAACAAAAAATCACTGCAATCGCCATGATAGTAAACATGGTCACATTGTAAGTAATTTACTAGACGTTGTCACTGTTTACATTGGAGCCAAAAGCTTTGTAGCCGAAGCTGGGGCATTTAACAGAAGACACTATGTTTCCActgccagccaatcagcgtcaaTTCTGCACCCCTTTAAGATCGATGGGACTAATGACTTCTGACAATACACCAATAAAATGGCGCCTTCGAAACCATATCTACCAAACGTCGCATATAAtttgattctttactgcagaatatagtaccaaccacaatttgatTTTCGTTATTATCCTGGATCAGGCTTTCTTAAAGCAGTTGAAATatatgacttaagtcttaattAACTTGCTTAATTCGAGCCCAGATATGTCTGGAATGGTTGTGGTTTTGCCCCAGAAAATTGTCAGATGCCTGCCAAAGGGCGATGGTTTTttccatgtagatgtatatacattaaatgtgaaaagtcttgggtacggcgttaaacgccagtgaaataaatgcatTTCCGGAAAACTATAAATGATTGTTTTGTGAGAGGCCTACACGATGTCATGATCCCAGAGAAGACCCAGCATTGGCCGAATTTGACCGGTTTGCCAGTCCTGTAGAACTGCTCGATGATGGCTTCACTGCCCGTCCATTCCAGAGGAGATCGGCCGCCCACATAGTTCCCTGTCCAGTTACCGTGCAGGATTCCGTCATCGTCTTCCACATTGGCCTGTTTAGCAAAAATTGAGACATATTATCTTAAAAAGAGCAGAGCCCAGGAAGATGACAAGATGCCAAGCATTGAAACATTAAACATCCAAACGGTCCTCAAAGTAAGTGGAATTACGAGTAAAgtgaaaacatgttaaaaattttcctaaaaatatcGTACTGTTAATTTATTCACTTCTATAACATGACGCTGGACTTACACTTCTATGACATGATGCTGAACTTACACTTCTATAACATGACGCTGGACTTAACACTTATATAACATGACGCTGGACCCACCCTTTTATAACATGACGCTGGCCTTACGCTTCAAAACATGACACTGGACTTACACTTATATAACATGACGCTGGGCTTACACCTCTAAAATATGACGCTGGACTTACACTTCAAAACATGACGCTGGACTTTCATTTCTATAACATGACGCTGGACTTACACCTCTATAACATGACGCTGGACTTACACTTTTACAGCATGACGCTGGACTTACACTTTTACAGCATGACGCTGGACTTACACTTTTATAACATGACGCTAGCCTTACATTTCAAAACATAACGCTGGACTTACACTTTTATAACACGATGCTGAACTTACACTGCTAAAACATGACGTGGACATACACTTCTTTAACACGGCACTGGACTTACCACAGCAGTGAGCTTGCGAACCACGTTAATGGGGTCACCACGGGCAATCACCGGCATTTTTGATTGGTCAAGCACTTTGATGGCACAGTCCAAGACGACTCCGtcaaactgaaaacagaaaactatTATCTCAAACATACTTCATATAATGTATGTGAAAAAGGCAAGAGCGTTTTGTACAAAATTGGGATGTGTGAATGCATAAGAGAAATTGTCGGTAGAATCGATTATTGCGTCAGTGAGGGAGAACACACGGCAGAAATACTGCAAGGCCACACAACAGGCATTTACTTAGAACCTACCTGTGAAAAATTCCATGGCTTCCCACAAACATTTTTATGGTTCCCCACATATATTTTTCCGGTTTCGTTAAGGACATACTCAGCTTTCCCGTCCTCACTTTCCATGTAGACAGCGTCATCTATAACGTCacaaattacattttgtttcatgaatGGTATAATTTGAGAACTAAGGAGGTTAGTATAAACTTTCATCTGCATGCCGATTGCATTTCTTGCAATGTTAATGTCATTTATACACCTACTTGTAGTTCTTCCTTACCATCTTATTAAAAGTGTACACAACCGATTTGTTCGTGCTATTACAAATTAATAACAATTCATTCACACACGTCGCGCTATAAAGAAGTTTTGTAATTGGAAATTGCTCTGCAGCACTGGTCATTAAGACTACTGTTTAAGTAACGTTCAGCACTTTCTTTCCCAGAAGCAGAGCACCTGATGATAACACGTACATGTGCGTGTGATAGGTGTTCCTACGCTTTTATCGTGGAGGCTCCATGTGAGCCTCATATTTTGCGACGTGTTCCTTGGCTCAGATTGCAGGGGTTTCAAGTGAGCCTCATTTATATGTACTAGTTTTTATACTTACGTTTACACCAGGGATTGAAGAGGATGTAGATGGGTAAGGGATGAGTGTACCGGAACAAAGATTTCTTGGTTTTATCATCTTGACGGATGATGTCAATTTTCAGACGCCATTTTCCGACCGGACATACGGAGGGGGTAAATATCGTAACTTCGGTGATTCCACcgtctgttttcttcaccttaGCGCCCCACTCGTTGGGATGGTCCTCGTCGGAGAGGATTAGTTCCACTAGAGAGCCCTTGCCGGGGAGGGGGTTATCACCTGTAATTAGTCAGAGGTAACACAGTGAGTCAACCACCGCGTGATGAAGAAATATCCTCAATGTCAATGAAATTACTGAGGGCGGAAGTCTAAAATTTAAACGTGAAACTCAAACATGCATGTGCACACCTCTCGTTATTTGAAAGGGGTATTGAGGAGCCTTCACCATAAGACCCTTTTCAAACGCTATCATTTACAGCCATTCGCGCACAAAGCCATTCGCGAAGTTGTACTATCTAAGTGAAATACAATCAGATCACTCTCAGTCGCACTATATTTGTAACTGTATATATCTATGGAAAAACGTTTGCTGCATGCTTATCTATCCCTACCTAAACTTGATGCTTATATCCCTACCCAAACTTGATGATCATATATCCCTACCAAACCTTGCTGTTTATATATCTCTACCAAACCTTGCTGCTTATGTATCTTTACCAAACCTTGCTGTTTATATATCTCTACCAAACCTTGCTGTTTATATATCCCTACCAAACCTTGCTGTTTATATATCCCTGCCAACCCTTGCTGCTTATATATCTTTACCAAACCTTGCTGTTTATATATCTCTACCAAACCTTGCTGCTTATATATCTCTACCAAACCTTGTTTATTATCTTTCCTTACCAAACCTTGCTGCTTATTTATCTCCACCAAACCTTGCTGTTTATATATCCCTACCAAACCTTGCTGCTTATATATCCCTACCCAAAACTGATGCTCATATATCCCTACCAAACCTTACTGCTTAT
Proteins encoded in this window:
- the LOC135465526 gene encoding hemocyte protein-glutamine gamma-glutamyltransferase-like, coding for MFWNPFRSSSRGLTSPGRERGSAGSHYPPTVAYYPRSQGAVDEMVRRVFNVKDADEITDGQALKIQSVDFNIAANTKAHHTDEFEITKEKQAGILHGNPRQLVVRRGQPFDVKVTFSRRYDDKKDDLRLIFEFGDNPLPGKGSLVELILSDEDHPNEWGAKVKKTDGGITEVTIFTPSVCPVGKWRLKIDIIRQDDKTKKSLFRYTHPLPIYILFNPWCKHDAVYMESEDGKAEYVLNETGKIYVGNHKNVCGKPWNFSQFDGVVLDCAIKVLDQSKMPVIARGDPINVVRKLTAVANVEDDDGILHGNWTGNYVGGRSPLEWTGSEAIIEQFYRTGKPVKFGQCWVFSGIMTSLCRALGFPTRSVTNFQSACDSDGSLTIDMYWNEKGEPEEKMSEDSIWNFHVWNEVWMTRPDLPAGYGGWQAIDGTPQELSDGVYRCGPASVKAIREGDVHLPYDTAFLFAEVNADRIDYAMGEDKTWKKSWKKDVVGKFISTKKCGSLCGVVNAAMDRFDPDRDDVTEGYKFGEGSSSERAAVLRAIRTGSKRKEIYEDHGTEDVAFDLVDKDIHYMGKDFDVVAKMENKSGKERNIVIHLMASVVRYTGEVESKIKAETFHVKLAKKECKEVVMKVTTRDYLYKLVDHAQGRISCQANVDETDQVYTEVDTFRLVKPTLDIKVPSEVKLGQSVEVEVSFLNSLPQTLTDCVLTVEGPGLQKPTDFQLQNLPPNGTLRARVRLTPFRAGERQLLVSFNSRQMKSVDGFATLVVKP